From the Nicotiana tomentosiformis unplaced genomic scaffold, ASM39032v3 Un00112, whole genome shotgun sequence genome, the window aaccgaaatgtctaaatacagtaccgtaccgaccgacgaacacccctacaTTGTTGTGTTATCATAGTCAAAATCAACATTTTTGGCATAATAATATATAGTGCATCCATGCATATATAAATCTTGATTGTTGAGCCAATTAGCTCGATCAAGAGcagcaaatacaacaacaacatatccagtGTAATTTCACAAATGGCGAGCAACACATAAGTAAATAAAATTGTACTCTATCTAACGATTTAAACTTATATGAAGTATAGTCACACAACTTAACAATTAACATAATAGTATTTATTAGAGCACACCTCGATTATGGATTAAAATCTCACTACCACCCTTCATCAAGATAGAATTTTAATGTGTTTGGCCTATCAAAATGAATCAGACTCGTGCATAGAGGAGCTTGTTGaagatataataaaataataaaatcaataaTAAGTATTTTCTCAAACATATTATACATTTAGGAAGGGaatcaatataacatgcaatCAATTATTTCCTAGAAAATCTCTTTTTCCTTCGCTACCTTTTCAAGCTATAGGCCCAACAAAACTAAGTTGTCCTAGAACGGGAAAAAAAAATTCACCAATAGACACTTTTCACCCCCTATAATTTGAAAATTAGTCATTATTTTAGATTTTCAAATTATACAATTGAAATTCCAAgatattgtttacccgtaaaacagtacagttgaatttatacatgatttctagatagatgaattaatttgatcatgaaataatagatgaattagataaaaatataatacttagccttgagatggagacgaaatagcataaatagtagttctgggagcaaggcttccgggtacaacaacaatgatatcaaaaaataagaagataaaattatattaagctTTGAATACAGTGTAGCTCCTTTACAGTGatatagagctcactatttatagttgcacctagggaacaaggtcctggGATCAattccttctttaatgtcaattatgagggccactGATGAATGTGTAACGACGGGCAGTGAATTCCATATTTCTTGTAACAGGCAATGTATTTAATattgtagaatattcttcattaaatgctaccaggTGGAAGGCAATTAATtcatctttatgagtatcatttTCTCAGGTAACAGACTGGATCGTTGCCTTCGGTTTCAGCTATCTTTTGGCTTCGGCTCTACGTGTCGCTTCctcatgcgatcatttaatataacatattttaccctatatagaTAGTACCCCTCCTTTTCGGTGACTTAACTATGtgtcaccggaaagttggtagaaacattaTTTTTGGCGGGAAATTTACTAACCCCCTCTGAAAAGTTtatgacggttgattagacacacgtctctccgcatttaatgccccgaataCGTGTCATCCcatgatttagaatcacttttgctgattatcgaggtaattattGCCACACATTTAGCCGCTtatacctttacttatacgcatcaacctcctTCATTTACACTTAATAATACTCAAAAATTTCTTAGACTTTCTTTACTCAACTCATACTTCGACTTTAATCTTTCTTTAGCTTCCTTCTTTGAGAGAAAAACCCTTTTTTTGATAAAGAATGACCTCTTCTTCAAGAAACCgtagttcttcaaagaacaaaggtaaaACTGATGATGCTTCTCCCCTTACGGTGAGTACCATCATCCCAAAGAATCTGATTACCACTAAAGAGTTTGAAGAGAAATACCCTTCTGCTCACCCTCATACGTGGGTTGTTAGCGTATACCCTTCTTCTATCCGCCCTTCCAGTAtccctgctgtgaaggaagactgccacTAGCAAGATTTGGATATTATCACTCAGGACCTGGCTCGGCGCTCTTGGGTGAGTTTGAGATGGTGGAAAATGCTAACACCAGTTTCCGGATCCCAGCCGGTGCCCCCGGTACTGTGAGATTGAGTATCGGGTCCCAACCGTCTTCAGTTGATGAGCAACCAACACCCAACACTACTCTTGCCGAAGCCGCTTCTTATCTTTCAacgccatcagcttcatctccctcTTCACCGACTCTTCCACCAGTAACTTCTTcatcatctccaccggccgcATCTATCCGAGAAGAGGATGTTCCTCTCCCCCAGTCCCCAATTCATGGGaacttggggcaaaattatgccgcCCCCCAAAGGATCTGCAAAAGAAGGAGGagcgttactctttcggtctctaccggatgcaatCTACTGTCCCAACCTGTGGAACTTGCTAATTATCTAAAGCCTCTGGCTTGAGAAAATGATTGGGAAAAGATACAAGCTCTATCgagagagtgcttgttgaacaatgctattcACAATGCCGCAGCGGTATATTCTTCATTTcctttgttatctcttctatatTTGATTTagtagtattttgagtttgcCTTTTTTGTTTTGCATGCCAACTTCCTTGCTTTCGAGGGTCTCCAAAGGTTGATTCGAGATAAGGAACAACTTTCCTCCGAGCGTTATCAACCTTTGGCCGAGCGGCACCAAACTGTTActcgcctctcagaactggaagccaaagctgCTTAGGCTGTTGTGCtagaggctcgtttgcagcaaagcgagcaagaagtagagacccttagccaagagatcgCCCTGCtgagggttcaatttgaagagTCTAGGGCCAAATGGGATGAAGCCCATAATGTCGTTATTGCTACATCCGATAGCGAGGCTTCTTCCGCAGAAAGATTAAATAGTTTGGAGgtggccttgaactccaaaatggAAGAGCTTGTTGCTGTTGGATAATACCAAATAACAGATGAAAAAGCTTAAACAAGTCTAAGCACCCATGTAACATGCTTTCCTAACAACCACATAACCTTTTTCCAGTCTTTTTGTTGGGGAAGAGGGACCAAAAGTAGTAcaagaaaataaattattaatagaCCCCTCTGGACGCTTCAAATCATCTAATTACCAagaatttttgaattcaaaatcCAGCACAAGGCCTGGATATTTTAAATGCAAAGTGTAGAGTTTCTGTTACACTTTTTGCCCGGGGAGTAGGAATATAGTCAAACTCAAGTTTTTATATCCAGTTCAGAATAACACATGCATATGGGCATGTGCTCTAGCAGGTCCAGCATGTGGCAACTAAAACTATACAGCTAGGGATTGAAAGAAACATAGTCAACTTTACACAGGCAAATGAGGCTACCCTTCATGCCATCAACAGGTACctcaaaaaaggaaaataaacgtGCATGGTTTAGACTCCAACATAAACTTTGGGATTGGTCTGCTTGAGATGACTGACTACTTCTATCTGCATCCCCTTTAGTGGTAGGGATGTGTGAGCAGGAACGCCGAATGGGACGGAGAGATGAAAAGACAGAGAATTGAGAAACATGAAATGCACATTTTGTACAACAACATTACCCAGTGTGatcccactagtgggatctgGAGAGAGGATGAGGTGTACGTAGACCGTACTCCTATGAGGTGTACGTACACCATtgagcataatagacttttcagctCTACTATCTGTGATCTAGATGTTAGCCTCCGGTCTGTTAGATCTACACGGGAAAATCTTTTTGCCGAGgttgacaaacttaaagaagaactcaagcgccaAGCGGCTTCCCTCATTTTTGAAACAATGTATGTTATGTACTTGGGAGTCGATGGTTTGCGACTCCGATGAGAACCAAAACTCGACTGGGTTGGAGAGGAAGAAAAAGGTGGTTGTGACTCTAGATTAGTGTTTGGACTAGTCGGAACAGGGAGTATGAGCTCTATCACTGGTGTTTCAACAAATGAGGACACAGTGGGGACAATCCTTGGAACACTTTTTGTTTCCTGATTGTTAGACATGGTGGAATGTAGTCAGTTGAAGAAGGGAGTTTGAAGAAGGAAAAGGGAAATTTTGGATTCTTGATGTGAACAGTTCTGAAATAGATTTATTTAAGAGTGGTGAGAGACCGGTTGGGTATCAATTTTTGGTAGACGGGTCACTTCATAATGAGTGAGACACTTGGATTTAAGAAACAACAAAAAGGGAACTGGCAATTTTAATGACGTGGCACCATTTCTGCTGTTTAAAAAGTTATGCATGGGAGTACAGaggaactactaacctgtgtcaaaggaaccaggttccttgacAGAGTTTGAAAATGTAAGCCTCATCCTTTGACCAATCGTGCAATACATTAGCTACTTGTGTGCTCTGTAATCATCATGCGTGTCTACTTGTAACGGTATAGACGTGAGTTAGACTGCGCCAGAAAACACTTTTTAGCTATTTTACCTGTACATTTCTTTCgtagccaatcatcgagggaccaggttctcagCTTGATTTTATCAATCATAGTGCCTTGCAATTCTTTAAAAAGATCTCTCTGCTTAGTGCTTTAGTGAAGATATCTACAATTTGATCTTCTATGCTACAAAACTTCACGCAGATGAGCCCTTTCACAACATTGTCTCGAAATCTTCTAGCTGCTGCTTGATCCACAACAGTTGAGCACAGCAAGAGGCAGCTGCCACATACTCAGTTTCAGTAATTGAATGGACCAATGAGTTTTGTTTTCTTATGCCCCATGAGATTAGACACAAACCTAGAAAATGTGCCATATCAGAAGTGCTTTTCCTATCCACCAAATAACCAGCATAGTCAGCTTCAACATACCCTATCAAGTCAAAGTTATCTcctgagggatagtagagaaccatatcctgcgttcctttgagatacctcagaattctctttgcaacctttcagatgagactcctttggattggATTGAAACCTGGCACAGAGTCACATACTGAAAACAATGTCTGGTCTACTTCCTGTGAGATACAGAAGTGACCCAATAATGCCTCTATACATAGTCTCGTTTAcaggagaaccaggttcatcAATATCCAGGCGAGTGGCAGTGGCAACAAGTGTATCAATGATCTTTGAACTTTCCATCTCAAATCTCTTCAGAAGCTTTTTGATGTACTTTTGCTGATTTATTATTGTGCCGTGAAGAGTTTGTCTGACTTGTAGACCTAAGAAGAAATTCAATTCCACCATCATGCTCATCTCCAACTCACTtcccatgagttttgcaaattccTCACACAATGAGTCATTTGTTGCTCCGAAGatgatgtcatcaacatagacttgcacaatgagcaggttcctccctcgTTTCAAGTGCGTTTCTTGCCTTTGATCTTGCTGTGAGATGGTCCAGGAATTTCTGAATGTGATTCTCTCTCTGCATGTGTGGTCACTTGATCTGCATCAGCAACTCTGTTTTCAGCTTCAGTTGTAATGATTGAGGAACCGGGTTCTTCTATGTCAGTTGGAGATTCAGATGTGCCATTGTCATCTGAATCCTTGACCTGAATCATCATGTCAGTTTTTCCATTTTCCATGTCAATGACTTCACCAGGGACAGTTGATTGTTCTTCCTCTTGATCAGTCTTATCATGTGAATCCTTCCCATATGAGTggtgagattcatcaaagatcacatgtatacttTCCTCAACACATTGCATCGCACACCTTGTGATCCTTGAAGCTTGAGTTGGGCaggccacgaaccaggtccttatTGACCAGCAACGTGAAACTTGCATGACTCGGCCTTATGTGCCATAGTTCAGCATCATCTTCAACAGCACTCAGACATCTGAGATCATCACTCTTATTTCCCATGTCACAGATTTGGGAGACACTTAACAAGTTGTACTTCAACCCATTCACATAGTACACATTTTCAATTGAGTGAGAAGGAGACTTCCCAATTCTTTCAAGTCCCAGAATGTATCTCTTTTTGCCGtttccaaaggatacactccctccttgtagggctttgagtgaaaggaaatcatttgTGCTTCCAGTCATGTGCTTCGAGCAACCACTAACTATGTACCCTTATTGGCTCCTCCCTTTAACTGCTCCCTGCACaaggaaatcaagggttagacttaggaacccaaacaagtttgggtcccttgtagtgaGGAAAAGGTCGAATTAAACTTTTTTTTGTCCAGGCAGGCAGTATATGTTTTTTAACGGAGGGACCAGGTTCCTTAACAATAGTTACTTTCTTAGcaaaaactttgtttttctgTTGAGACTGAACCCTATACTTGCAGTTTTCCTTAAGGTGCCCATTGTTACCACAGTGAATTCAAAGCCAATTATCAGGTATAGTAACACacttgctatgagggttgtaGGGAGATTTTTCCCTTTGAAACCCAATTCCCTGCTTGTTTCCCCTATTGTTTATGTACATGGCAGTGAtagcatcagaggaccaggtccatttgagtgatttttcaagatcactCTTGACTCTTCCTAGTTCTTCCTGAAGTTGCCTGTTCTTTTCAAGTTCAATACATAGTCTAGACTTCACTGTCTTCATCTCATCTTCAAGCCTAAGATGTGGTTCATTAGCAACTTCCTTACCTTTGTGAAGAGTCTCATGCCTACCCTCTCCTTTCAGTTCCTTAATTGTGTCATTCAGATCAACTACTACTGCTAGTAAGTCATCTCTCTCAAGCTCACTGTTAGCGACTCTTTTGGTCAAgacatctttttctttttcaacgCTCTCAATAGTTTCCTTCAAATCAACCACCACTACTACTAGATCATCTCTCTCAAGTTTTAAGTTAGCAGCGTTTTCAATTGAAACTTCTTTCTCTTTCTTAGCACACTCAATAGTCTCTTTCAAATCTACCACAATGACTACTAGGTCATCTCTAGATTGTTTTGCTtctcctaattccaaaattagAGCATTTTAATCATTTATAGGACTGTGGTATGAATCTATTAAAACATTTGCCAAAGACATGAGTTTTTTTTTTGAAGAATAAGATTTCAGATTTCCCTGAACATCCagaaaatttacctcatcatcgtcgtcgtcatcttcatcatcatcagactgAGCCATCAAGGCAAAAATAGAGTCATACTCAGTTGCTTCACTTTCTACTGCCATCATTGAACTGTTACCATGATCATTATCTTCTTCAGATTCGCTGGAGGAGTCTCCCCATGTAGCAAGAGCTTGTTTTACAACATTGTCAGCGACATTCTTTCTATTGAGGCATTtatcaggaaccgggttcctcttggctTCTTTGTCAAAGTTGTTTTTATACTGATATTGCTTTAGGAGAGGGAAATCCTTGATGAAGTGTCCTGGCTTGCCACATTTATGACAGAGGTCATAATGTTTTGGCTTGCTAGAACTTcccctttttggaatgcctccattcatgcgaaccatcttctggaatcttctagtcaaataagccatatcaccatcctcaccacttgaatcaTTACTGTTTGTCTTGAGAACTAGGTTCCTCTCTCTTTTGGGCTCTCTTCTCtcattgtccttcttcttctttatttcataagtttttagattaccaatgagttcatcaatggttagCTTCTGCAAATTCTTTGCCTCTATGATGGCGTTTACCTTGCTTTCCCAGGAACCAGGTAATACACTAGGTATTTTCTTGACAAGTTTGTTTCTAGTAATGATTTCCCCTAATGAGTGAAGCTCATTGATGATAGAGGTGAAGCGAgtgtgcatgtcctgaatggactcatcgTCCTTCATCCTGAATAGCTCAAACTCAGTGGTTAGCATATTAATCTTCGACTGTTTGACTTGAGTAGTCCCTTCGTGTGCAGTTTGGAGAGCCTCCCAGATCTCCTTGGCAGATTGGCAGGTAGAAATTTGGTTATATTCGTCTGGTCCAATACCACAGACGAGGATCTTTTTGGCTCGGAAGTCTTCTCTATAACCTTTCTATCAGCATCGTTGTATTCTTTCCTAGTCTTAGGAACTGACACTCTTGGTTCTCTAATGGTCTTCATAGGACCAAAAGGACAGTCGCAGATGACATTCCAAAGTTCTGATtcttcagccatgataaaatcatgcatcatTGTCTTCTACTATCCATAGTATTGTCCATTAAATCGtggtggtctgtaggttgattgaccttcttcaaagtttggtggagcagccatgaggatcctttctaggtgttagcctgatagaaagaaccttctctgataccaattgatagaattcgagggtccaccaaactctatagagaaccaggttctctataagtTCCCACAGATATAAGTTTGCACAGAAACCACGCATACTGTAGTAGGTAAATGACAAGAGAAAGTTTACG encodes:
- the LOC138903882 gene encoding uncharacterized mitochondrial protein AtMg00810-like, translated to MGSELEMSMMVELNFFLGLQVRQTLHGTIINQQKYIKKLLKRFEMESSKIIDTLVATATRLDIDEPGSPVNETMYRGIIGSLLYLTGSRPDIVFRYVEADYAGYLVDRKSTSDMAHFLGLCLISWGIRKQNSLVHSITETEYVAAASCCAQLLWIKQQLEDFETML